A section of the Bacteroidales bacterium genome encodes:
- a CDS encoding DUF4835 family protein, whose translation MKRIFTAAFFIILAFQARSQELRCDVRITSSKVQGTNRQIFETLQSAINEFMNSRAWTNYKFGINERIECSMLFNIQDYSTDQFKGTLQIQVRRPVFNSSYNTVLFNYIDNDLDFRYQEFQPLEFSETSHLSNLTSMLAFYANVILGLDFDSFGLNSGTEFFQRAEKIVNNAQNANERGWRAGESTSRKNRYWLINNILNDDYAPVREFIYKYHRLGLDMMYDKITDGRTAISESLVLLQSVYRNRPDPFMHFFQVILDAKSDEFVNVYQGAMDDEKKRVMAILNQIDPTHGDKYRKISNQ comes from the coding sequence ATGAAAAGAATCTTTACCGCTGCATTTTTCATTATCCTGGCATTCCAGGCCAGATCGCAGGAATTGCGGTGTGATGTGCGTATTACTTCTTCAAAAGTGCAGGGAACCAACAGGCAGATTTTTGAAACACTTCAAAGTGCCATTAATGAATTCATGAACAGCAGGGCATGGACGAACTACAAATTCGGCATCAACGAACGAATCGAATGCAGCATGCTGTTCAATATACAGGATTATTCAACCGATCAGTTCAAAGGTACGCTTCAGATACAGGTCAGAAGGCCGGTATTTAATTCTTCATACAACACTGTTCTATTTAATTATATTGATAACGACCTTGATTTCAGGTACCAGGAATTCCAGCCACTTGAATTCAGTGAAACATCACATCTCTCGAATCTCACCTCCATGCTGGCCTTTTATGCCAATGTAATTTTGGGTCTTGATTTTGATTCATTCGGTCTGAATTCAGGAACCGAGTTTTTCCAACGGGCAGAAAAAATTGTAAACAATGCACAGAACGCCAACGAAAGGGGCTGGAGGGCAGGTGAAAGCACAAGCAGGAAGAACCGGTACTGGCTGATTAACAATATTCTCAATGATGACTATGCCCCTGTGAGAGAATTCATTTATAAATACCACCGCCTGGGGCTGGATATGATGTATGATAAGATCACCGATGGCCGCACTGCCATTTCAGAGAGCCTCGTGCTTCTCCAAAGTGTTTACAGAAACCGCCCTGATCCGTTCATGCACTTTTTCCAGGTCATTCTCGATGCAAAATCCGATGAGTTTGTGAATGTGTACCAGGGAGCCATGGACGATGAGAAGAAACGCGTTATGGCAATCCTTAACCAGATTGACCCGACCCACGGGGATAAATACAGAAAGATTTCGAACCAGTAA
- a CDS encoding phosphopantothenoylcysteine decarboxylase, giving the protein MILKGKKILVTAGPTYEPIDAVRFVGNYSSGKMGYALAEELASQGSEVILVSGPVSISAVHPAIHVKRVQTAEQMLRECLDIFEHTDGAILSAAVADFRPKSPVTHKIKRKEADINLVLEPNPDIAATLGRIKTGKQFLAGFALETENGIEHAQEKLERKNFDFIVLNSLSDKGSGFNSDTNKITIIGRNNKPVEFELKSKQDVANDIVEYLANQILI; this is encoded by the coding sequence CTGATTCTTAAAGGAAAAAAAATTCTTGTCACCGCCGGCCCAACCTATGAGCCGATTGATGCCGTCCGGTTCGTCGGTAATTATTCATCGGGGAAAATGGGCTATGCTCTTGCCGAGGAACTGGCATCCCAAGGATCCGAAGTGATTCTTGTTAGCGGTCCGGTTTCCATTAGTGCAGTGCATCCCGCCATACATGTTAAACGGGTGCAGACTGCAGAACAAATGCTCCGGGAGTGCCTTGATATTTTCGAACATACAGACGGTGCCATTTTATCCGCCGCAGTGGCTGATTTTCGTCCGAAATCACCGGTTACTCATAAAATTAAAAGAAAAGAAGCCGACATAAATCTTGTACTTGAACCGAATCCGGATATCGCCGCAACACTCGGCAGGATTAAAACCGGTAAGCAATTTCTCGCCGGCTTTGCTCTTGAAACGGAAAACGGAATAGAACATGCACAGGAAAAGCTTGAAAGGAAGAATTTCGATTTCATCGTGCTGAATTCATTGTCTGACAAAGGATCCGGATTTAACAGCGATACCAATAAGATTACGATTATCGGCAGAAACAATAAACCGGTTGAATTTGAGTTAAAGTCAAAACAGGATGTCGCCAATGACATTGTTGAATACCTGGCAAATCAAATTTTGATATGA
- a CDS encoding flavoprotein, with product MLNGKKILIGVTGSIAAYKAASLIRLLVKENCEVRVIMTPLSKEFITPLTLATLSKNAILTDFFDPTNGNWNSHVDLGLWADAYVIAPASANTIAKMAHGIADNLLLTTYLSARCPVFIAPAMDLDMLAHPSTQKNLEILRGYGNHIMEPATGELASGLSGKGRMEEPERIMEVITGFFSHPAEKKNSR from the coding sequence ATGCTTAACGGGAAGAAAATATTAATCGGTGTTACCGGTAGTATTGCTGCCTATAAGGCAGCTTCCCTGATTCGGTTGCTTGTTAAGGAAAATTGTGAGGTCAGGGTGATCATGACTCCCCTGTCGAAGGAGTTTATTACCCCTTTGACACTGGCCACGCTTTCAAAAAATGCTATACTTACCGATTTCTTTGATCCCACAAACGGAAACTGGAACAGCCATGTTGACCTTGGGTTATGGGCCGATGCTTATGTTATCGCCCCTGCAAGCGCCAATACAATAGCCAAAATGGCTCACGGAATTGCGGATAACCTTCTGCTTACTACATATTTATCAGCACGGTGCCCGGTTTTCATTGCCCCGGCAATGGACCTGGATATGCTTGCCCATCCATCCACACAGAAAAACCTTGAGATTCTCCGTGGTTACGGTAATCATATCATGGAACCTGCAACAGGTGAACTCGCCAGTGGCCTTTCAGGTAAAGGCCGGATGGAGGAACCTGAACGCATTATGGAAGTGATCACAGGTTTTTTCAGCCATCCGGCCGAAAAAAAAAACTCCCGCTGA
- a CDS encoding DNA-directed RNA polymerase subunit omega: protein MEQNTDFKKSKAPSTTITRDLNMLEAKTGNIYEAVMICSKRANQISVEIKEELNRKLEEFANYTDNLEEVFENREQIEISKFYERLPKHTLIALEEFENDQIYVRKAE from the coding sequence ATGGAACAAAATACAGATTTTAAAAAGTCAAAAGCACCGTCTACCACTATTACAAGAGACCTTAACATGCTTGAAGCGAAGACGGGAAACATTTACGAAGCTGTTATGATCTGCTCCAAAAGAGCCAACCAGATTTCTGTTGAAATAAAGGAAGAACTCAACCGCAAACTCGAAGAATTTGCAAATTATACTGACAATCTCGAAGAGGTATTTGAAAACCGCGAACAGATTGAGATTTCAAAGTTTTATGAAAGATTGCCCAAGCATACGCTGATCGCTCTTGAGGAATTTGAAAACGATCAGATCTACGTCCGTAAAGCGGAGTAG
- the bamD gene encoding outer membrane protein assembly factor BamD, with protein MFKNRKHISIIALTGMILFFSCSGYEKILKSDDINLKYSKAFYYYDREDYVKAATLFDQLAPLIRGTRRADSVYYFQAMTQYKLNDYIIAGHYFDNFVQMYGNSHLIEEASYMTAYCFYMQSPRPELDQTSTNQAIDAFRLYMIRFPNSSRIADCQRIIQELNEKLMEKEYLSAQLYYNLDDYKASVVSLGNCLADFPDSKYREEIMFKLFKSKFMLAMNSIASKQTERFQDAIDEYYTFIAEFPQSNNKKEADDMYERASKYVKDTDNELTKN; from the coding sequence ATGTTTAAAAACCGTAAACATATTTCAATCATTGCTTTAACCGGCATGATCCTGTTTTTCTCATGCTCGGGTTATGAGAAAATTCTTAAAAGCGATGACATTAATTTAAAATATTCAAAGGCCTTTTATTATTACGACAGGGAGGATTATGTGAAAGCGGCCACATTATTTGATCAGCTTGCACCTTTGATAAGAGGAACGCGCAGGGCCGACTCTGTGTATTATTTCCAGGCTATGACCCAATATAAATTGAATGATTATATTATAGCAGGTCACTATTTCGACAATTTTGTCCAGATGTACGGCAACAGTCATTTGATTGAAGAGGCGTCATATATGACAGCCTATTGTTTTTACATGCAGTCGCCTCGACCCGAACTGGATCAGACAAGCACCAACCAGGCTATTGATGCATTCAGGCTTTACATGATCCGCTTTCCGAATAGTTCTCGTATCGCTGATTGTCAGAGGATTATCCAGGAACTGAATGAAAAATTAATGGAGAAGGAATACCTGTCCGCACAGTTATATTATAACCTGGATGATTATAAAGCTTCTGTAGTTTCCCTCGGTAACTGCCTGGCTGATTTTCCCGATTCAAAGTACAGGGAAGAAATCATGTTCAAGCTGTTCAAATCGAAATTCATGCTGGCTATGAACAGCATTGCTTCAAAACAGACTGAGCGATTCCAGGATGCCATTGATGAGTACTATACTTTTATTGCGGAGTTTCCGCAAAGTAATAATAAAAAAGAAGCCGATGATATGTATGAACGAGCTTCCAAATATGTTAAAGACACTGATAACGAATTAACTAAAAATTGA
- a CDS encoding pyridoxal phosphate-dependent aminotransferase family protein: MDIFDKIKKSRGPLGQYQQVAHGYFMFPKLEGEIGPRMRFRGKELLNWSLNNYLGLANMPEVRKADADAAKEYGMAAPMGARMMSGQTTKHEELENQLAEFVGKEDAFLLNYGYQGMMSIIDSVLGRNDVVVYDSEAHACIVDGLRLHMGKRFVYPHNNMEKLEKELERATKLATETGGGILVITEGVFGMAGDLGNLKAVADLKKKFEFRILVDDAHGFGTMGKTGAGTGEHFGVQDEIDLYFSTFAKSMAGIGAFIAGKEDVINYLRYNMRSQTFAKSLPMPMVIGALKRLELIKTRPEIREKLWTVVNALQSGFRAKGLNLGNTESPVTPVFLSGTVAEATNVVIDLRENYKIFCSMVVYPVVPKDTIMLRIIPTAAHTLEDVEYTVNAFAEIQEKLKAGQFKSDRIASLLG, translated from the coding sequence GTGGATATATTTGACAAGATTAAAAAGAGCAGAGGCCCACTGGGACAATATCAGCAGGTCGCACACGGATATTTTATGTTTCCGAAGCTTGAAGGTGAAATCGGACCGAGGATGAGGTTCAGGGGAAAAGAGCTTTTGAACTGGAGTCTCAATAATTATCTCGGGCTGGCTAACATGCCTGAGGTAAGAAAAGCCGATGCTGACGCAGCTAAAGAATACGGTATGGCTGCTCCGATGGGTGCAAGGATGATGTCGGGACAGACAACCAAACATGAGGAACTTGAGAATCAGCTTGCTGAGTTTGTAGGCAAGGAAGATGCATTTCTGTTAAACTACGGTTACCAGGGCATGATGTCTATCATTGATTCCGTCCTGGGAAGAAACGATGTGGTGGTTTATGATTCCGAGGCACATGCCTGCATCGTCGATGGTTTAAGGTTGCATATGGGTAAACGTTTTGTTTATCCGCATAATAATATGGAAAAGCTGGAGAAGGAGCTCGAAAGAGCTACCAAGCTGGCTACTGAAACAGGCGGTGGAATCCTTGTAATCACTGAAGGTGTGTTTGGTATGGCAGGTGACCTGGGTAATCTGAAGGCAGTGGCCGACCTGAAGAAAAAATTTGAATTCCGTATACTTGTTGATGATGCTCATGGTTTCGGAACTATGGGTAAAACGGGTGCCGGAACAGGTGAACATTTCGGCGTTCAGGATGAGATTGATCTCTATTTCAGTACGTTTGCCAAATCAATGGCCGGAATCGGCGCTTTCATAGCCGGTAAAGAAGATGTGATCAACTACCTGCGTTATAACATGCGTTCACAGACATTTGCAAAATCACTGCCTATGCCTATGGTTATCGGTGCTTTGAAACGTCTTGAACTCATTAAAACACGCCCCGAGATCCGTGAAAAATTGTGGACTGTTGTAAACGCCCTTCAGTCGGGTTTCCGTGCAAAAGGCCTGAACCTTGGCAACACCGAATCCCCTGTAACACCTGTTTTTTTATCAGGTACCGTTGCTGAAGCGACTAACGTGGTTATCGATCTTCGTGAGAATTACAAGATCTTCTGTTCAATGGTTGTATATCCTGTAGTTCCCAAGGATACCATTATGCTCAGAATTATACCCACAGCTGCTCATACACTCGAAGATGTGGAGTACACTGTAAATGCATTTGCAGAAATCCAGGAAAAGCTGAAAGCCGGACAGTTTAAGTCCGACAGGATTGCTTCCCTTCTCGGATAA
- a CDS encoding SIS domain-containing protein — protein sequence MSSEVKKILEAEAKAVLNIPATENFEKACDLIFESVHGKGGKVVASGMGKAGQIALNIATTLSATGTPAIFLHPADAQHGDLGVIQPNDILLLVSNSGKTLEILELYELAKRLGYNMHTIVITGNADSELGHLADVTISTGHPAEVCPLGLTPTTSTTVMTVIGDALVVLMMKKIGFTAADYAKRHHGGYLGIKSRHAAQNEK from the coding sequence ATGAGCAGCGAAGTAAAGAAGATTCTTGAAGCAGAGGCAAAAGCCGTTCTTAATATCCCAGCCACCGAAAATTTTGAAAAGGCCTGTGATCTTATCTTTGAAAGTGTTCATGGTAAGGGTGGAAAAGTAGTGGCCAGCGGTATGGGAAAAGCCGGTCAGATTGCCCTTAACATCGCCACTACCTTATCAGCTACCGGAACCCCGGCCATTTTTCTGCACCCTGCCGATGCACAACACGGTGACCTTGGCGTAATTCAGCCGAATGATATCCTTTTGCTTGTATCGAATTCAGGAAAAACTCTTGAAATTCTTGAATTATATGAATTGGCGAAAAGGCTGGGTTACAACATGCATACTATTGTCATCACAGGTAATGCCGACAGTGAACTCGGACATCTTGCCGACGTAACCATATCCACCGGTCACCCCGCCGAAGTTTGTCCTCTCGGCCTCACACCCACCACTTCAACCACTGTGATGACCGTCATTGGCGACGCACTGGTAGTACTCATGATGAAGAAGATCGGGTTTACAGCAGCCGATTATGCCAAAAGGCATCATGGAGGTTATCTTGGCATTAAATCGCGGCACGCCGCCCAAAACGAAAAGTAA
- a CDS encoding ATP-binding protein, which yields MPKQEEISVQDLNQLLHKQDLKLQKTYELLRESEEKFRVAFKISPDSININRLSDGLFIDINEGFTHITGYTWKDVEGKTSKDINIWYDQEDRKKLVKALQENGKVFNLEARFMLKNGTIKTALMSASILSLNGEDYILSVTRDIDEIIRARAQLRESELRFRQLAENIDDIFWLTEGRKLLYINNALEDKFGYDIGRFYNHIEEVANIIHTDDLHIYYDLIKADYRSSDPVSRQIRVTDVKGTVHWLWVRLFPVPVSSGEIRRVVGIASDITFQKEIESELRSAKEKAQESDRLKSAFLANLSHEIRTPMNGIIGFSELLTREVPENPTFNSYVEVINKCNDQLLHIIDDLVDISKIEAGQMLLNERDCRIARVIEDLYIMYLKECERMGKNSVLLYKDYNPQFFDTVITTDENRLRQILMNLLNNALKFTEEGHIRFGFHAGDKNGMIEFFVEDSGIGIPESQIETIFKPFRQIQQSGSRIYGGTGLGLSICRGLLKLMGGTIRVESEPGKGSRFNFSIPRKHIRNKVKEKDNFINKEDIMQFEGKTVLVVEDDDMNYAFLQEVLSATGMEIDRAINGEEAVEKAINNKPGIIIMDIRLPIMSGLDATKKIREQKITVPIIAQTAYAMSEDKAKCLAAGCDDYVSKPIHKELLLKKMDYHLHRTIT from the coding sequence ATGCCTAAACAAGAAGAAATATCTGTGCAGGATCTTAATCAGTTGCTGCATAAACAGGACTTAAAGCTTCAGAAAACATATGAGCTTTTGCGGGAGAGTGAGGAAAAATTCAGGGTTGCATTTAAAATCAGCCCCGATTCAATAAATATCAACCGCCTCTCTGACGGGCTGTTTATTGATATCAACGAAGGGTTTACGCACATCACGGGATACACCTGGAAGGATGTTGAAGGCAAAACTTCCAAAGACATTAATATCTGGTATGATCAGGAGGATCGGAAAAAACTGGTAAAAGCCCTTCAGGAAAACGGGAAGGTTTTTAACCTCGAAGCCCGTTTTATGCTGAAAAATGGTACCATAAAAACAGCTTTAATGTCAGCCTCCATCCTGTCTTTAAATGGTGAAGATTATATATTGTCTGTTACCCGGGATATTGATGAAATCATAAGGGCAAGAGCCCAACTCAGGGAAAGCGAATTAAGGTTCAGGCAACTGGCAGAAAACATTGATGACATTTTCTGGCTCACTGAAGGCCGGAAACTTTTGTATATCAATAATGCCCTTGAAGATAAATTCGGATATGATATTGGCAGGTTTTATAACCACATTGAGGAGGTAGCCAATATCATCCACACGGATGACCTTCATATTTATTATGATCTTATTAAAGCCGATTACCGTTCTTCTGATCCCGTCAGCAGGCAAATACGTGTCACCGATGTCAAGGGAACTGTGCATTGGCTTTGGGTGCGGCTTTTCCCGGTTCCGGTTTCATCCGGTGAAATCCGTCGTGTTGTGGGGATTGCCAGCGATATAACATTTCAGAAAGAAATTGAATCCGAACTGAGATCTGCCAAAGAAAAGGCCCAGGAGAGTGACAGACTGAAATCGGCTTTTCTCGCCAATTTATCCCATGAGATTCGAACTCCCATGAACGGAATTATCGGTTTCTCAGAACTACTTACTCGAGAAGTGCCTGAAAACCCTACTTTTAACAGTTACGTTGAAGTCATTAATAAATGCAATGACCAGCTTCTTCATATAATTGATGACCTTGTAGACATTTCAAAAATTGAGGCGGGCCAGATGCTTCTGAACGAAAGAGATTGCCGGATTGCCCGGGTAATTGAAGACCTTTACATTATGTACCTGAAAGAATGTGAAAGGATGGGGAAAAATTCGGTCCTTCTTTATAAAGATTACAATCCGCAGTTCTTCGACACCGTTATAACTACCGATGAAAACCGGTTGCGACAGATTTTAATGAACCTGCTGAACAATGCCCTGAAATTTACTGAGGAAGGTCATATCCGTTTTGGTTTCCATGCCGGGGACAAGAATGGAATGATTGAATTTTTTGTGGAGGATTCCGGCATCGGAATTCCGGAATCACAGATTGAAACGATTTTTAAACCTTTCCGGCAGATTCAGCAATCCGGATCCAGGATTTATGGAGGAACGGGCCTTGGCCTGTCGATTTGCAGGGGACTTCTGAAACTGATGGGAGGCACAATCCGGGTTGAAAGTGAACCGGGCAAGGGATCCAGGTTTAATTTCTCAATTCCTCGGAAACATATCAGGAACAAGGTTAAGGAAAAAGATAACTTTATAAATAAAGAAGATATTATGCAATTTGAAGGTAAAACTGTACTTGTTGTTGAAGATGACGATATGAACTATGCATTCCTGCAGGAAGTTCTTTCAGCAACAGGTATGGAAATTGACCGTGCCATAAATGGAGAAGAAGCAGTTGAAAAGGCGATAAATAATAAACCGGGAATTATCATTATGGATATCCGGCTTCCGATAATGAGCGGCCTTGACGCAACTAAAAAGATCCGCGAGCAAAAAATTACAGTGCCCATAATTGCACAGACAGCCTACGCAATGTCTGAAGATAAGGCCAAATGCCTCGCCGCGGGTTGTGATGATTATGTTTCAAAACCCATCCATAAAGAACTTCTGCTGAAAAAGATGGATTATCATTTGCACAGAACCATAACATAA
- a CDS encoding TorF family putative porin: MKKVLQTSGLVSLVLIVFAMNVQGQETESKAAFDVKMDIYSNYIWRGSKLGTGPSLQPSVTFTAGGLTLGVWGAFDASGYTEADPYISYAFPFGLSLGVTDYYYPSLKLSDFSDSTGSHAIELNAGFTTGGLSLSANYIVNEAGGAASKGQDMYFQAGYAFKNFSVSVGAGDGWHTTNGDFNVCHIGIGTSKEIKITDTFSIPVSGQVIVNPEKEALYVVVGLSL, translated from the coding sequence ATGAAAAAAGTACTACAAACTTCAGGTCTCGTTTCCCTAGTTCTAATTGTCTTTGCTATGAATGTGCAGGGACAGGAAACGGAAAGCAAAGCCGCTTTTGATGTGAAAATGGATATCTACAGTAATTATATCTGGAGAGGGTCAAAATTGGGAACCGGACCATCTCTTCAGCCAAGCGTAACTTTTACTGCCGGTGGCCTCACTCTGGGCGTTTGGGGTGCTTTTGATGCAAGTGGATATACAGAGGCAGATCCTTATATTTCCTATGCATTTCCTTTTGGTTTAAGTCTGGGTGTAACGGATTATTATTATCCCTCATTAAAATTATCTGATTTTTCTGATTCTACTGGAAGTCATGCAATAGAGTTGAATGCCGGATTTACCACAGGTGGTTTATCACTTAGTGCCAATTACATTGTAAATGAAGCCGGAGGTGCGGCTTCGAAGGGCCAGGATATGTATTTCCAGGCAGGATATGCGTTTAAAAACTTTTCAGTCAGTGTGGGTGCCGGAGACGGTTGGCATACTACAAATGGGGATTTCAACGTATGCCATATCGGTATCGGCACTTCAAAAGAAATTAAAATCACCGATACCTTCAGTATACCGGTAAGCGGGCAGGTCATTGTGAATCCTGAGAAAGAAGCACTATATGTTGTCGTAGGGCTGTCACTTTGA
- a CDS encoding P-II family nitrogen regulator, which yields MKKIEAIIRTSKFEEVKTELKKIGIDFFSYWDASGVGNELTRGHHTYRGTVYDTQYIPRIFISLVLRDVNVQKTIDCIQKAAFTGEVGDGMIFSYNIEESVRISNGARGEASTAGPGDSLL from the coding sequence ATGAAAAAAATCGAGGCAATAATCAGAACATCTAAGTTCGAAGAAGTTAAAACCGAACTTAAAAAAATCGGTATTGATTTCTTTTCGTACTGGGATGCTTCCGGTGTGGGTAATGAGCTGACCCGTGGTCACCATACCTACCGCGGAACGGTTTATGATACACAGTATATTCCCAGGATTTTTATATCCTTAGTCCTTCGTGATGTGAATGTTCAGAAAACGATCGATTGCATCCAGAAAGCTGCATTTACGGGTGAAGTTGGTGACGGCATGATTTTCAGTTACAATATTGAGGAATCTGTCAGAATCAGCAACGGTGCCAGGGGTGAAGCATCCACTGCAGGACCGGGAGACTCATTACTTTAA
- a CDS encoding ammonium transporter, translated as MKKNLLFLIIALVLTLGVSVFTSAQEPVPDPSGVSTGTANDVPAATAGSPTLEEVAAQAGHNKVAINMMWVLITGFLVMFMQAGFAMVEAGLTRAKNAAHTMAMNFLIYPLGMIGFFLTGFAFMFGGVGSLGTLGGFGGLSHEISIHLFGKTFDIIGFKGFGLAGVYDVSVFALFLFQMVFMDTTATIPTGSMAERWKYLAFFIYGIFVGSVIYPIYGNWVWGGGWLADLGTNFGLGHGHVDFAGSSVVHMTGGVLAVVGAAMIGPRLGKYNKDGSANAIPGHNIPMAIIGTFILAFGWFGFNPGSTLAGGDLRISVVAVNTMIASATGAIASTLYMWIFKTKKPDPTMMLNGMLAGLVAITAPCGFVSVGSAALIGVISGVLVIEAAFFIERKLKIDDPVGAIAVHGINGAWGCLALGLFADGTYGDGWNGVAGKVTGLFYGDGGQFVAQLIGVATNIIYVGAIGWVMFKLIDLTVGLRVDPKIELEGVDLEEMGVEGYSGVKMDKNVETPLSR; from the coding sequence ATGAAAAAGAATTTGCTATTTCTAATTATAGCGCTGGTACTGACATTAGGAGTTTCGGTGTTTACCAGCGCGCAGGAGCCTGTACCTGATCCTTCAGGCGTATCAACGGGAACCGCAAATGATGTACCTGCAGCTACAGCAGGTAGTCCGACACTTGAAGAAGTGGCCGCTCAGGCCGGTCATAATAAGGTTGCCATCAATATGATGTGGGTCCTGATCACCGGTTTCCTTGTTATGTTTATGCAGGCAGGTTTTGCCATGGTTGAGGCTGGCCTTACCCGTGCAAAAAATGCTGCACATACGATGGCCATGAACTTCCTGATTTATCCGTTAGGTATGATTGGATTCTTCCTAACCGGTTTTGCATTCATGTTCGGAGGGGTTGGAAGTCTTGGTACCCTTGGAGGGTTTGGAGGACTGAGTCATGAGATTTCGATCCACCTGTTTGGAAAAACTTTTGATATAATCGGTTTTAAGGGTTTCGGGCTCGCCGGGGTATATGATGTGAGCGTGTTTGCCCTGTTCCTTTTCCAGATGGTGTTTATGGATACCACGGCCACAATACCTACCGGATCAATGGCTGAACGCTGGAAATACCTAGCATTTTTCATATACGGCATATTCGTTGGTTCTGTTATTTACCCGATATATGGAAACTGGGTATGGGGAGGTGGCTGGTTAGCCGACCTCGGTACAAATTTTGGACTCGGGCACGGACATGTTGATTTTGCCGGCTCATCGGTTGTTCATATGACGGGTGGTGTGCTGGCCGTTGTGGGAGCAGCAATGATCGGGCCGCGTCTTGGAAAGTACAATAAAGACGGATCAGCTAACGCTATCCCGGGTCATAACATCCCTATGGCTATTATCGGAACCTTTATCCTCGCATTCGGATGGTTCGGATTTAACCCGGGTTCAACGCTTGCAGGCGGCGATCTTAGAATTTCAGTTGTTGCCGTCAATACAATGATCGCCTCAGCAACAGGCGCAATTGCCTCTACTTTATACATGTGGATTTTCAAAACCAAAAAGCCCGATCCCACCATGATGCTTAACGGTATGCTTGCCGGACTTGTGGCAATTACAGCACCATGCGGATTTGTTTCGGTAGGCAGTGCCGCACTAATAGGGGTAATTTCAGGTGTGCTTGTTATTGAAGCCGCCTTCTTTATTGAAAGAAAACTTAAAATTGATGACCCTGTCGGTGCAATCGCCGTTCATGGTATTAACGGTGCCTGGGGATGCCTTGCACTCGGTTTGTTTGCCGACGGAACATATGGTGATGGCTGGAATGGTGTTGCCGGCAAGGTTACCGGACTCTTTTATGGTGACGGAGGTCAGTTTGTGGCTCAGCTGATCGGAGTAGCTACCAATATTATCTATGTAGGTGCAATTGGATGGGTAATGTTTAAACTTATTGATTTAACAGTTGGCTTAAGGGTCGATCCCAAGATTGAGCTTGAAGGAGTTGATCTCGAAGAAATGGGTGTTGAAGGTTATTCGGGGGTTAAAATGGATAAAAATGTAGAAACACCACTTTCACGTTAG